The genomic interval GAGTTGCTGGCATGAGACTATCTGATTTAGATCCACTCATACCGCTATCTAATTTAAGAGAAGAGCTCCTCAAATTACCAAAAGGCTACTGCTTTTATGAGCAAGAACTAATAGAATTTTTATCACGACGACGGTGGCCTGAAAACAATCGCCGTATTGACAGAACGACTTTTTGGAGGTGGAGAAACGACAACGGGATTGAGCATCAAAAAGTCTTTAGTCGATTAGATCTCTTAAAACTTTGCCAAATCTGTGACCATTATCGAATAGATGGAACTCGTAGCGAATACTTAGACATTGTCAAACGGAAAAAAGAGGTATCCTAAACTAGTAAATAAGCATATCTTTGAAGGCAGAAATTATTAAATGGCTCCCCTCTGGTACAGAGTGATGGATATTTTTCTATAGTCCATCCTCTGATACTTCCAAAAAATAAAGGTGGAAATTATTCAGTCAATTCTATCCAGTTTACTTTTTATATCTATGTGACTGTAGAGCGGAGCTATTACTATTTGTTTCTCTCTAATTGTAGAAATAATTAGGTAGAACTGTATCAATCACTGGGAAAATATTAATTATGGTGCGTAAAGAAAGGCAACCAATGACGATTCCTGCAAATCGGTTGCCTATAATTATGGTGATCGCTACGGCTGTAGGTATCAGTACAGTTTCTCTCTACGGCCTTTTCAGATTTTTACCTAAGTCTGTAGATCAAACTTCAACTAACCCAGTTACTTCTCCTGCCATCACTGCTGTTGCTGCTCTTGGACGTTTGGAACCTCAAGGAGAAGTGATTAGTTTATCTGCTCCTAATTCTCAAGGTGGTGTTCGAGTTGCACGACTTCTAGTCAATAAAGGAAACAAGGTGCGTAAAGGACAACCAATTGCGCTACTTGATACTTTCTATGTTCGTCTTGCTGCCTTAGAGCAAGCTAAAAAACAAGTCCAAGTTGCCCAAGCTAGTCTGAATCAGGTAAAGGCGGGGGCAAAAGCAGGAGATATATATGCACAAAAGGCAACTATTGCCCGCTTAGAAGCTCAGTTAGCTGGAGAAATATCTGCCCAAAGCGCAACTATTGCTCGGCTAGAGGCAGAATTACGTAATGCCCAAAGTGAGAATCGGCGCTATCAAATGTTGTACCAAGAAGGAGCGATTTCAGCTTCCGATGCAGATACTAGGCGTTTGAGGATGGAAACTATCCAAGAACAGCTCAATGAAGCAAAAGCTGTGAAAAATCGAACCACAGAAACTCTACAAAAGCAGTTGACTGAGGCAAGAGCCAGACTAGCAAGTATTGCTGAGGTTCGCCCTACAGATGTGCAAGCAGCGCAAGCCGACGTTGAGAGTGCAAAAGCAGCAGTTGCCCAAGCTCAGGCAGATTTCGATTTAAGTGTGGTGCGATCGCCTATCGATGGTCAAATCTTAAGAGTTTATACTTGGCCTGGAGAAGTGATCGGCAATCAAGGTATTGCTCAAAT from Chlorogloeopsis sp. ULAP01 carries:
- a CDS encoding ABC exporter membrane fusion protein; translation: MVRKERQPMTIPANRLPIIMVIATAVGISTVSLYGLFRFLPKSVDQTSTNPVTSPAITAVAALGRLEPQGEVISLSAPNSQGGVRVARLLVNKGNKVRKGQPIALLDTFYVRLAALEQAKKQVQVAQASLNQVKAGAKAGDIYAQKATIARLEAQLAGEISAQSATIARLEAELRNAQSENRRYQMLYQEGAISASDADTRRLRMETIQEQLNEAKAVKNRTTETLQKQLTEARARLASIAEVRPTDVQAAQADVESAKAAVAQAQADFDLSVVRSPIDGQILRVYTWPGEVIGNQGIAQIGRTNQMYVVAEVYEADIKKVHLGQLASITSDAFSGEIQGTVADIGLQVTQQNIFSNNPGANTDNKVVEVKIRINNSEDNERVAALTNLQVEVLIHLGQSQQHNRRQQAVGSRQQAEARS